The following are encoded in a window of Cryobacterium sp. CG_9.6 genomic DNA:
- a CDS encoding extracellular solute-binding protein has protein sequence MRITKRAATVALLTAATVALSGCSTAASTSDTAADCAPADGKVNLTFTSWIPGIEDVVDVWNEANPDIQVAVQTGPNGNGGTYANFFNQLEAGNAPDLGQIEYDALPNFRVQDGLVNLASCAGVLDAQADFVDWTWGQVNFNEEDAVYAIPQDSGPMAMFYRADLFEANNIAIPTTWAEFATAAEQVRATGNYITNFSQSDINQFAGLVWQAGGTWFGNDGTDWSVNLTDDTSIKVADYWQDLIDRDLVSTQPPWTTEWDNAYNTGAAWTWNSAAWGANSIASGAPDTAGKWAVAPSPQWAAGDAASGNWGGSSTAVFTGSEHPYEAAQFALWLNSSSESLTMLNESANLYPAAKAGLDLPVLKEGVAFYGDQPIYDVFAAASSEVSADFVWGPTMTQTYNDVSDGFKAAVSGNGTLAEALTTGQTATIEALKAQSIPVKE, from the coding sequence ATGCGAATCACGAAACGAGCGGCCACCGTTGCCCTGCTCACCGCAGCGACGGTAGCCCTCAGCGGCTGTTCAACGGCCGCGTCCACGAGCGACACTGCCGCAGACTGCGCCCCCGCTGACGGAAAGGTCAACCTCACCTTCACGTCCTGGATCCCCGGCATCGAAGACGTTGTCGACGTCTGGAACGAGGCCAACCCCGACATTCAGGTGGCCGTGCAGACCGGACCGAACGGAAACGGCGGCACCTACGCCAACTTCTTCAACCAGCTCGAGGCCGGCAACGCGCCTGACCTCGGTCAGATCGAATACGACGCGCTGCCCAACTTCCGCGTGCAGGATGGCCTGGTCAACCTGGCTTCCTGCGCTGGTGTGCTGGATGCGCAGGCTGACTTCGTGGACTGGACCTGGGGCCAGGTGAACTTCAACGAGGAGGACGCCGTGTACGCCATTCCGCAGGACTCGGGCCCCATGGCCATGTTCTACCGGGCTGACCTCTTCGAGGCCAACAACATCGCTATTCCCACCACCTGGGCCGAGTTCGCGACCGCGGCCGAGCAGGTGCGCGCCACCGGTAACTACATCACCAACTTCTCGCAGAGCGACATCAACCAGTTTGCCGGGCTCGTCTGGCAGGCCGGCGGTACCTGGTTCGGAAATGACGGCACCGACTGGAGCGTCAACCTCACCGACGACACCTCCATCAAGGTTGCCGATTACTGGCAGGACCTGATTGACCGGGACCTCGTCTCCACCCAGCCGCCGTGGACCACCGAGTGGGATAACGCCTACAACACGGGCGCGGCCTGGACCTGGAACTCTGCCGCTTGGGGTGCCAACTCCATCGCCAGTGGCGCGCCGGACACCGCGGGCAAGTGGGCCGTGGCTCCGTCACCGCAGTGGGCCGCCGGCGACGCCGCGAGCGGAAACTGGGGTGGCTCGTCCACCGCAGTCTTCACCGGTTCTGAGCACCCGTACGAAGCAGCGCAGTTTGCACTCTGGCTCAACAGCTCGAGCGAGTCGCTGACCATGCTCAACGAATCGGCCAACCTGTACCCGGCCGCCAAGGCTGGTCTTGACCTCCCCGTGCTCAAGGAGGGCGTGGCGTTCTACGGCGACCAGCCCATCTACGACGTCTTTGCTGCAGCATCCAGTGAGGTGTCGGCAGACTTCGTGTGGGGCCCCACCATGACGCAGACCTACAACGATGTGTCTGATGGTTTCAAGGCGGCTGTGAGCGGCAACGGCACCCTCGCCGAGGCGCTCACCACCGGCCAGACTGCCACGATTGAAGCCCTGAAGGCACAGTCAATCCCGGTCAAGGAATAA
- a CDS encoding carbohydrate ABC transporter permease has protein sequence MSALTEPAVAPGAPTRVPTSRRVAKGPRESPLSQIGAMTVMLVFTLYFLIPIWWLFIAGTKSSSQFTNTNPLWFADFNLFENIGDLVVYRDGVFLKWMLNSAVYAGAGALLATLFAAMCGYALAKYRFPGREFLFNIVLGGVLVPATALALPLFLLFSQVSLTNTFWAVFLPSLVSPFGVYLTRIFAAASVPDELIEAARLDGAGEVRTFFTVSVKLMFPALVTVFLFQFVAIWNNFFLPLIMLRDETLFPVTLGLYAWNSQVNQIPELRGYVLIGALLSIIPLIILFLLLQRFWRSGLGAGSVK, from the coding sequence ATGAGCGCCCTCACCGAGCCGGCCGTCGCTCCCGGCGCGCCCACGCGTGTGCCCACGTCCCGTCGAGTCGCGAAGGGTCCCAGGGAGAGCCCGCTATCGCAGATCGGGGCCATGACCGTGATGCTCGTCTTCACGCTCTACTTCCTCATCCCGATCTGGTGGCTGTTCATTGCTGGAACGAAATCCAGCAGCCAGTTCACAAACACCAACCCACTCTGGTTCGCCGACTTTAATCTGTTTGAGAACATCGGTGACCTTGTGGTCTACCGTGACGGTGTTTTTCTTAAGTGGATGCTCAACAGTGCGGTCTACGCCGGAGCGGGTGCGCTGCTTGCCACCCTCTTTGCTGCAATGTGCGGCTACGCGCTGGCCAAGTATCGGTTCCCGGGCCGCGAGTTCCTCTTCAACATTGTGCTTGGCGGGGTACTCGTACCGGCCACCGCGCTCGCGCTCCCACTCTTTCTGCTCTTCAGCCAGGTGAGCCTCACCAACACCTTCTGGGCGGTCTTCCTGCCCAGCCTGGTCAGCCCCTTCGGCGTCTACCTCACCCGTATCTTCGCCGCGGCCAGCGTGCCCGACGAACTGATCGAAGCGGCTCGCCTCGATGGCGCCGGGGAAGTGCGCACGTTCTTCACGGTGTCCGTCAAGCTGATGTTCCCCGCCCTGGTCACGGTCTTCCTCTTTCAGTTTGTGGCCATTTGGAACAACTTCTTCCTTCCCCTGATCATGCTGCGCGATGAGACCCTCTTCCCGGTGACTCTCGGGCTCTACGCCTGGAACTCCCAGGTGAACCAGATCCCCGAGCTGCGCGGTTACGTGCTGATCGGAGCCCTCTTGTCGATCATTCCGCTGATCATTCTTTTCCTGCTCCTGCAGCGCTTTTGGCGCAGCGGCCTCGGCGCCGGCAGCGTCAAATAA
- a CDS encoding sugar ABC transporter permease: MSASATSAVGTRIGSVPQPPRRPRKVRVAHPQAIAFFIVPFAVLFTLFYLIPIAYAVYQSLLVIEREGTFGKATEVFGGLTQYILVFQNGPFWESIARVLAFGVVQVPVMLGLALIFALLLDSPLLRGKRFFRLAFFVPYAVPGVIAAIMWGFLYSPNLSPFTALTSNVSFLSADLVLWAIANVVTWVYVGYNMLIIYSALLAIPTEIYEAARLDGAGQLRIAWSIKIPLIMPAIVLTGIFSIIGTLQLLAEPQVFRSFSSAVTSTFTPNLMVYSTSSIPNVNLAAAFSVVLALATFVLSFSFLKFTQRKEAK, from the coding sequence ATGAGCGCTTCGGCTACGTCCGCAGTAGGCACCCGCATCGGCTCGGTTCCGCAGCCCCCACGGCGACCGCGCAAGGTTCGGGTGGCGCACCCCCAGGCCATCGCCTTCTTTATCGTGCCGTTCGCCGTTCTCTTCACGCTGTTTTACCTCATCCCCATTGCCTATGCGGTCTACCAGTCACTGCTCGTCATCGAGCGGGAGGGTACCTTCGGCAAGGCGACCGAGGTTTTTGGTGGCCTCACCCAGTACATTCTGGTGTTCCAGAATGGTCCGTTCTGGGAATCCATTGCCCGCGTGCTGGCCTTCGGTGTCGTGCAGGTGCCGGTCATGCTCGGCCTCGCCCTCATCTTTGCCCTCCTGTTGGACAGCCCGCTCCTGCGCGGCAAACGTTTCTTCCGGCTGGCGTTCTTTGTTCCCTACGCCGTGCCGGGAGTGATCGCAGCGATTATGTGGGGTTTCCTGTACTCACCGAACCTCTCACCGTTCACCGCCCTCACCAGCAACGTCAGTTTTCTTTCCGCCGACCTGGTGCTGTGGGCCATCGCAAACGTGGTCACGTGGGTGTACGTGGGCTACAACATGCTCATCATCTACTCCGCACTTCTCGCCATCCCCACTGAAATCTATGAGGCCGCCCGGCTCGACGGTGCCGGTCAGTTACGCATCGCCTGGTCCATCAAGATTCCGCTGATCATGCCGGCCATCGTGCTCACCGGCATCTTCTCCATCATCGGTACCCTCCAGCTGCTCGCTGAGCCCCAGGTGTTCCGCTCCTTCAGCTCCGCGGTCACCAGTACGTTCACACCCAACCTGATGGTCTACTCCACCTCGTCGATTCCGAACGTCAACCTCGCCGCGGCATTCAGCGTGGTGTTGGCGCTGGCCACCTTCGTGCTGTCCTTCTCATTCCTCAAATTCACCCAGCGGAAGGAAGCCAAATGA